In Ptiloglossa arizonensis isolate GNS036 chromosome 6, iyPtiAriz1_principal, whole genome shotgun sequence, the DNA window ACCATTGACTTCAGGATAGTGTCTGGTATTTAATATCGACGAAAGTAGTGTTTAGAAAGAAGAGTCTCTAAAAAGTGACCAAGTGCTGAACTGCTTCATCATGAAAGGTTCAAGTATTGAAGTGTGGTCCAAGAAGATGAAGGTAGTGTTTAGAAAGAAGAGTCTCTGAAAGGTGACCAAGTGCTGAAATGCTTCATCGTGAAAGGTTCAAGTATCGAAGTGTGGTCCAGGAAGATGAAGGTAGTGTTTAGAAAGAAGAGTCTTTGAAAGGTGACCAAGTGCTGGACTGCTTCATTGTGAAAGGTTCAAGCATCGAAGTGTGATCCAACAAGGTTCAAGAGTTCTCTTGATACAAAAGTTGAAATTCTTCGTCGTAAGAGGGTAGTCCAAGTGCTGGAATCCTTCGTTGTGACAGTATCGAAGTCTCAGGGCTCGGAAGGTGCAAGGATTAAGATCTTCACAAGCTGCAATCCTTGATCGCAGAAGGTTTGAACTCTGTTATCCTTCATCGCAGACTCGTATCGAAATTCTCCGCTACGAGAGATCCAACTGCCTAGTTTCTTAGTGCTAACGCAACAATGAGGTAGGCAACAACAGCCACGGTGTGCTCCTGACGCTAACCAGTGAGCTAAGTCGACATTCCTGGACCGAAGGCCAATCACCGACTACAACGGAAGAGCCACAGCTGGTCGATGTTATCAGATGGCGTCAACCCGTCTGCGTGGTGCCCGCCAAAGGAGTATTATCCTGTTTGCACGGTCTGAGGAAATTCCGGAGCGAGTACGAGCGACTCGACAGCAAAAACGTGGACGAAGAAAAAGGTAGGAACGATTCTTGAGACCGATTAAACTGGAATCAAGCACACTATCGATAGATAAAGAAGTTGCCAGTGAACCGATATCTCCAGAAGTCATCCGTTCGATACCTTTGGGTAATCCTCGACCAGCGTTCAAAAGAATTCTGAAGCATCGAGAATCTCAgaatcgatcgaggatcgagagaAGAATATCAgagaaggcagacactcgcgaGTATCGTCGTAACCACATCGGATCTACGTCACCAAGGTCCTGGATTCCCCAATGACTGCCACCCTAGTCGCCAATAATTGTTTACCCGACATTGGCGTACCACTCTGCGGATGCTACCAAGGCGATATAGAATCCTCGATGCCGGTTTGCGATTCAAAGCCCTCTTGTAATGTCTCTGTTCCACCTGAACAcccgacgatcgatcgagaaaggtCAGAATACTGTTTGGAATCTTTCCTGTAACGATGAACCATGATTACAGCTTGACCAAGAAACCACCGACACAACGATTAGTTCGAAAATCGACACCAGAagtcgagaacgaacgagacaaaagtacctaccccgttttcaagcGAATCGGTGATTCgttttcgctcgaaagcgggaattttTGTTCGTCGTTAACGTACTCTTTAATTCTCGATCCTGTTAACTTTTGTTCGGTACCACGAATAATAtgtttcgtaatattttattcaaaagccCTACATCGAATACATACAACAAAAGACGAAAATTACGAAGTCGAGGGTAGTGCTCGAACCATTTATAACTTAATATTAATCCGCTCCTAATCAGCGAACGATCGACAATTATTTACACGTTACATTAACGTCTTAACGTACATATCACATACACGTAATTGACATTCGTAATCAAGACGAACCTCCATCGGTTCCGGGACGAATTGTCGCGCATTCGTCGCCCCGGATTCATGTGCACGCACGCAGTGTTTGTCTTCTGAGATCAATGAAGGTGTCTCGAGTCGAGAACATTCCCTTCGCCGCTCGAATcggaacgaaaataattcgcgAGCAATCGAGGCGAGCACGATAACGGTAATTACTTATTCGGATTCGTGGAATTCGATCTGGAACGCGGAAGAGATATTTTTATCCCTCCGGAAGAAGGGAAGCTCGGACGATTTATCGGAATAAGGAATCAAGTCGGGACGTTTTTCCGTGCTTCGATCGGGATTGGAGAACGCTGAAAGGGGGAAGGGGTGGAGGAGATGTAGaggaaagcgaagaaagaagaacgaaGTGAACGTCGGCGCGAGCGCCCCGTCGACTTTAACCCTACCACTTTTCAATCTGTCAGCTTGTCCTCGCTGACAAATTTCGTTCCAAATTTTAAACAGAATCGAGGCCACGACATGgccaacaaattcttcgaatctGTTTACAGCAGTACACAACCGATATTCGATTACTCAAGATTTCCTCGCGATCTTTAAGCGAGGTCTATTCGCGTCTCGGGTCGAAAAATGGGCAatctttggaattttttggggagaaaagtacacgatgTATTGAACGGAAACTTTTTTCTCTGATTAATGTATATGCGCAGATATTGCGTGaattttttcacgcgtttcgttGCAATAATAAACgagttattaattatatttctgtaTGCCGTAAATCGATCGTTTACCGGTTCGAGAAACACGAATCCGAGGTAAACGTATTTAAAGATTTGATTACGATAAGATTTCCTATTCGAACGCCACTCTCTTTGTTGATTCTTTGAATTCCGACTCGCTATTTTATTATTGTACTTTGAAAACTTTAAATCTCGAGGAAACGCAAACGAGAGAAAATCGACATTTCTCGCCCGAGACACGAGGAAATCCCCTCAATATTTTCGCGCCGGACAGCGCCACGCTACATCCCCTCTCCGAACATAACCTTAATCTGCATAGgttgaaatttgttcaaattcgATGTTTGAAGTCGCTTCGGATTACAGCAATCTGGACACACTCTTTCCAACATTTAACAACTATTATATACAATACGGTCGTATCTTGAAACCACACTCTCCGGTTGGGAAATTTTTGAGCCACCCTGTATATTCCACGCCGCAAATTACTAACCCCAAAGCGTTGTATATGCGTCACAATTAAAACGCGAACCTAACAAATGTATATACATTCGCTAACGAAGCAGTTATCTGGAGTTAGGTTAGGTTTTAGTTACTTTTTACTAAAATCCCTAGTATGTGCACATTCGCCGCAGTTCACGCTATAATCGTAACGCACACACGCACCGTCAAACCGAAAAAGTTGACttcgttcgttaaaaaatataattaatattaatactctcgttcgcgaaaatatagTCACGAGAACATCGAAACGATTATTTCCTTTTCAACGCGGTACGTTTGAATTAATTCCCTCCTCGCTAATTCCAATATCTATCGTCGTTTCCTTCGTGGCCGCGTGTACACCTTAAGCGTCATTTTCAACGAGCGCCGGGGCCCGTGAATTTTACACGCGAACGAATGTAAACGTACTTTGTTGCCGTTTCGGCATCCCAACTATGCGTGTCCGGCAAGTAATTTAAAAGTTATATTAGTTTCGCCATAAGCGTGCGAATTCCGCCTGGTGGACCGCGAAACTCCCGTCGTGACAAAGCGTCGGTGCCCCGCTAGCGTTTGCTCGATTTTTAATCATGCGGTGGTCCGGTTCCGCGCGGCGCGTTCGAAGTGTCAACGTAATAACGAGACGCGAAACAAAACGCCTCTTCCTCGCCGCGCACACGGTCTTTTAATCGTGTCGCGCCCAACAAATCGAAACCACCGTAACGAACAACATAACCTCTACGCTTACCGTTTACCGATCGTCTTATCCCCACCACCGAAAATAAATTGCAACTTTCCCGCGCGATTGGCGGCCATTGTTCGAAACCGGCCATTTTTGGCACCAACGAGGGAAACGTTTACATAACCTGTAACAATTATCAGAGACAAACACGATTGTACTTTCGAGCTTGGCGATAAGTGTAAACGCTTCTCACAACATAACCTGATCACTCGAATTGTtaagtttatatttataatcgatctaatactcgatcgattaattttgtttctataGTTCAATTCATGTAAATTAATTGGTACATTTTTTGTGAgttctttgtaaaattttcaaggtcgaatttcttctttaatCGAAATGGCTAGTTTTTTTGTAGCAAAATTCGACGGAGTGGTAAATTTTTAGAAGAAAATTACTCCGGTATCTTGAAAGCAACTTTTTCCTGAAATATTCAGTTAATGTGGTGTTAGAATTTGACCTTTGTTGACCTTGAAGTGTTCATCTCGGTTCATCTCTGTTCGTTTACATTAATCTTCTATTTCTAACGGACCACCCTGTGTACAAATTTCTCTTCTTCGATCGGGTGCACCAAAAATGGCCGATTTCGAACATTGTCCTCCTCATTGAAGGTCAACTGTCTTCCAATTCCAGACAGAGAGACTCAATTGGAACAGGATTTGCCGATTGAACGCGGATCCGTGGTTCCGTTGGAATTATCATCTGTTACTTCCCACTCTACGTCCGATTTGTCCTACTCGATACCACGTTCTTACATAGTTTGTCAAAAAAGCGTCCCCTCTTGCGTTACCTCAACGAAAGCAACTCCGAGTGATTCCTGTGCCTCTTCCTCGTTGCTCTTCCCATAGATGAGCCTTTCCTCGAAATCACTCTCGAGTCCACGGGCACGTCCATTTTTCCACCGATGGACCTGCTGGACGACGAGAATTCGGGTCGTGACATCTTTGTCGAGCTCTTCGACCCACGACTCGAAATTCTCAGGGCCAAACTCGGAATTCTTGGCGCGACACGGAATTTTTGGCACGGCCCGGAATTCTTGGCGCGACCCGGAATTCTCAGGGCCAAACCTGAAATTCTTAGCGCGACCCGAAATTCTTGGCACGATCTGGAATTCTCAGAgccaacccagaaattcttggcGCGACCCGGAATTCTTGACACGACCCGGAATTCTTGGCGCGACCAGGAATTCTCAAGGCCAAACCTGAAATTCTTAGCGCGACCCGAAATTCTTGGCACGATCTGGAATTCTCAGAGCCAATCCAGAAATTCTTGGCGCGACCTGAAATTCTTGACACCACCCGGAATTCTTAACGCGACCCGGAATTCTCAGGGCCAATCCCGAAATTCTTGGCGCGACCCGAAATTCTTGGCACGACCCGAAATTGTTGGTACGGCCCAAAATTCTTGACGTGACTCCATGCTCGTTGCTTTTCAGGCTCTCCCAGAACTCCCTCCGTTCATCAGCAACGGTCTCGATTCCATAATTTCCCCGATACGTCCCGAATCGTCGAGCTGGCGATTTCCCGGCAACATCtggtgtcttcgtttcaccaagAATCTCTCGATTGGAAATTTCTCTGCGCAACCTTGCCCCTTTCTTGTCTTCTCCTAAATTCTTTCACGATTACCTCCATCGAGATCAGCAGGTCGTTCGAACTGTTTACAATTCGTGTTAAACATGTTTAACAAGGCAACATAAGAGCAAGGGCAAAGACATAATTCTTAAGCTTGTAAAATGGTACAAAACAAGCAAAACTGATAAATAGATTAATTGAAtattgttttcgaattttttgtaTCGTTTAAAATGGCTGTAGGAAACATgcaattatttgaataataaaaagtatCGTTTCGGGGTTATTGATCTATGattataaagaatattttataccaAAATGTTACTATAAACAACCACGTCTCCGACTGGGAATACTCACTTAATTATAGAAAGACTAAGGGcatcttttttaaacttttgagCAGTAGTGCATATAAAGgatgtttcgaaaaataaacagaTTCATGAATTGTTGTACATACTTTTCTGTAATTGTGTATTGATGTTTTAAAAAGCACCTTGTATATGTCTACTACTCAAAACAATTATTCCATTTCCGTATAATCGAGAAGACTGATGTGAATAAAAATGGAACagattttttaaaaactttaaaGCTTTTAAAAAGTTTCATAGAAGACTTATTCCGTAGGTTGGAAGGATTCACCGAGGcaagaaaaacggaaaattcGTAGTGAAAGTAACGCGAGGAAATTGCACAGAAATGAGAGAAACAGAAGGCGGCACATTTTTAAAAACCGTGATGACGAAAATGTTATCGAAGCGATGGCTACGAGGAAGAcgtgagaataaaaaaaaaaattggaagtcTCTCGATAAAGGAGGAAATTCGACGGGAAGTTACGAAACAGAAATTTCATCGGAAAGAAAATCGAAGAGTTGGCTCGAAGATTGGAAAAGCGGAGATCTTAATTTCGGTAGAATTAGAAGATACCGTGGAAAATGCTGAGAGAAATTTCGTTCGTGAAAAGTCGAGGTGTGTGAACGTGTTACAAAAGGGCATGGTTGGTACGTTGCTGAAATAAGATTAGAAAATTGTTGTATTATCGAGAACGAAACTGgtggaatattttctaaatcCGACATTTCATGGGCACGATTTAAATTGTTTACACGAACAGCTCTAAGTGGGACGGATTTGCGAAGCTATCGGCTCGCGAGGCTATTTCTGTCCTTTCGTCGCGAAAAAGCTCGGTTACTCACTTTGCGTGCCTTCGACGAAACATGATTCCGAAGTCGCGTCATCATGCGCAACCATTGGTCACGAGTCACTTCCGGAAACACGAGCGGCGGTTTCTTCACACCCTTCATCGCGAAGGGATAAAATCTCTCCACGCCCACGACCTTGTCCAGTGAAATTCCCTCGCAGAAAGGCATCAAAAAGCGTAGCCTGTCGAACGATTCAACGAGTATGCATTATTATCGTTGATCTCTCGCGTAGAACAATACGATATCtctacgtgaaacttctcaACGAACTGTACTGTTCCTCCTTCGTCTTCGATACATCGGAATAACGATCGTACGAAatgaaaacgattaaaattccgTGTAACAAGGTTAACTACGTTCGCTACCAGCTTCGATGCGCTCGATTTCTCACGAGCGACCAACGTCGCGTATCCGTGATAATTTCATCTTTCGTGTAAACAAACGATGCACGAGTCATGACCCAATCGCGTATACGTAGTTAAAAACGTGCCCATTAAATAAAGTTGCCACAAACGGTAACGTGACCTGCGACTGACAGTTTTCTAATTTAACGTCGGTAGCGAGCGCGTTAAATAGCGTTAAAAGCGGACAAATTATCCGAAAAACTCTGCTATTGAAGTTAATGGCGGTGCTCTTAATCCTAGATttcgaaacggagagagaacgaGATATAGCTCGACGACTGGAAAATGATCCCTGCGGTGGGAGaactcaatttttttctttactttcgtacatacattgaaaaaaaaattatcaactCGCGGACCTTTCTGAAGCAAAGTATAGAAAAGGATTATTTCATTCTacgtattttgtttatttattacgtGGCCCGAGTCGATGTTAGGGACCAGAATCTTACAAAATCTTGGCCTCCAAGCTTGGAcagttctcgagatattaaaatttctagGTGTCGCGCGCCACGCCCTCACTATGCTTGAGCCACGCCTCCGCTACACTCGGGCCACGCCTCCACTACGCTCGGGCCACGCCTCACTACGCTCGGGCTACACCCCCACTACGCTCGGCTCACGCGTCCACTACGCTCAGGCCACACCCCCCGGGGACGTTTTCAAATCGTCGAGCTATACGTTCTCCCGTATCCGATTCGGAATCGActctcgtttcgttcctcggGGGAAATAAATGAGATAAAGAAACAAAGCTCGCACCTATCGTGATGTATCGGTGGCAAACAACCTTCGAATGTGTAAACCACAACTTGTGTCATGGCGGAAGCGTCGAATTTCGTCCTTTGAATAGGTAATTCCGTAATTTTGTCACGCTGCAGATCCAAATCTTGCTTCTTGTGATCGCTCGACGAATCCGTGTCCTCCTCGTCCGACTCTAGCATCCTGCGAACCATAATTTTATAAACAACCACCGTGGACGCGTCTCTATAGGGTGACTATATcgaaacgtgtaaaaattgttttaaaattcgaattaaattatttctgtGATCGACTACGGCCATTAACGGTTAAGAACGAGACAACTGACCATTTGACGTCGCAGGTCGGCAGATTCTCGTCCACGAAGAGGCACTCGTACGTCGTCGCGGCCGATCGAGTCTTCGGGGTTAAAGTGTCGGCTAAACTGTTTCTCTTGAAGGAATTTTCTTTGCCACGCGGAAGAGATTGACTCGTCGGAAGCATCAGCACCAGCAGGAGCACAAAGGCAGCGGTAAAATTGTTCCTCATTGTTCCCATTGTCCGCGAAAGGCTCCCTCACCGTCTGCGGAAAGTTCTGCAACGTTGGTGATCATTCGCAATAATGTTACCGTTGGCCCCCGCGTTGGCCTACGCGGAGCCGATTATTTAGCAAATCGAAATCTTATTTACGAGCACCGTGTGGAAGcattattgataaaaataaaatagaatatcgACGCTCTTTGAGAATCGGTCTCCCCAACCCTGGAACCTGACAGGAGTCAATACATGCATCCAGAGAGCACTGGGAAGCGGATTACCTGATCGAGGAACCCCGCAACACGTGAAACGTCCCAATTAAAGGGTAAACACCGTCACCtttccaatttttaaaaaataaatttttttttgtttttaaattatttaaaaacacaGTAATAAAGTGTTGAGAAATTCGAGATATTGACGAAGATGTGACCAATGTTCACCCTTAAGAAGTGATGTCTGACAGAAGCATTTGTTTAGACATACAGGGTgtctgttttattttcacccggTGGAGTATTTCACGAGTTATCGATAGTATCAAAATTCTCTTACGAATGTTGTTTAAACgggtgaaaatattatttatactgtatataatatCATGCACCGTGTAATATTCGCTCCTAtcgtataaaacaatttttttaaaaatatattttcgatacTTTGCACGGACATcctgtatattttcatttttcgtttcgttcgatgacaCGAGAAAAGAACAAGATTGGAAGAAGACGCACGATTACGTAGattgagagaaaagaaaatttttcttttcgtaaaacGAGGTTAAGAGACTCGGAACGTGCATGTTTGGAGGTACGTGTAGTACCCATGTCGAACCAAGTTTTTAAATTCGGATTTACATTCCACTCGCGATCTTTCGATATTTTCCCGATTACGAGGATAAAAAGACGGCTGAATCACGAGTGCACTCGATGAACGTTAGGTGAAAGGGGGCTCCATTGCGAAACGAAGGTCACTTCGTGGCTACGAGAGGAGCCCTTAAAAGGCACGGACCCTTCATGTCCTCGTTCAATATTTACTTCCGCGGTTTATCAAAGACGAGACGAGGAATTCGAATTTCCCCGAGGAAAAATAATGCGGCGAAACATCTTCCCCGAGTTCGAGATAATGCGCGATGATTGAGGTTAGGTATGGAAACAACACTTCGGGCGCGCTCTTTGCGAGCTTCATTTTCTCGTATCTGGTCCCGCGCGGTAAACGAACGTTTACTCGCAAAGAGTACGAagaggtaaaataaataaataataaataatactctGGAGGTACACTCATTTTATCCGTTCTTTCGATAAATGATCGACCCAACGGTGTTTCACCGAGATAGGTTAtgttcgtttcgacgaagtGAGGAAATTTTTGCCAAACGAGGTTATGTACGTTTCAGAGAAGCACGGAAGTATGAATTATTAAATTGATTTGCAGGTAGAACGAATATTACGTTAACAGGTTTGAAATCGCTTTGAAACCGTTTTAAAATCGCGCACCTTGCCCTCCTCTATGCAGATTTTAAGAATACGAAATTTCCAAGAAACTGGGAAAATTAACGCGTTTAACGTTGACTCCGAGTTCAAAGTCAGCGTATCCTCGGTGAAATTTCTCGGGTCTTGTCACTTAATTTCCCGGCTCCTTAATTGTAGTGAAATTACACGGTACACTTTAATAATGAGGAGAGCAATAGAAGCGTTTCGAGTGGTGTTTTCCCGAGTAATAATTTAGTTTGTGAATAAGTTCCGTTGTTACCAAAGTAAATTTAAATTCTTGGAAGTTACACGGGAAGTACCGGAGGCATAAACAGAAATTAAAGTTTCAGATCCGGTTACCGACTGGAGATTTGTTTATCTCGTTGCTCGGCTACTCAACTGTAACACGCATTGTTAACAACGACGTCAAAAATAACGTTTCGATCGTGAGCAACGAtagaatcgatcgaaagaaacgaagtgaaTGCAAAAATGAATcctcgttaaaagaaaaatatcgaacaataattattttaaaatcgataaaattgtacCGTTAACGAAAgttccattttttatttttggggGGGGATACGATTATCGATCGTTCCGAACGAAATTACtgtgaaacaaa includes these proteins:
- the LOC143148574 gene encoding uncharacterized protein LOC143148574 — its product is MGTMRNNFTAAFVLLLVLMLPTSQSLPRGKENSFKRNSLADTLTPKTRSAATTYECLFVDENLPTCDVKWMLESDEEDTDSSSDHKKQDLDLQRDKITELPIQRTKFDASAMTQVVVYTFEGCLPPIHHDRLRFLMPFCEGISLDKVVGVERFYPFAMKGVKKPPLVFPEVTRDQWLRMMTRLRNHVSSKARKFERPADLDGGNRERI